The Rhinolophus sinicus isolate RSC01 linkage group LG09, ASM3656204v1, whole genome shotgun sequence genome includes a window with the following:
- the KBTBD2 gene encoding kelch repeat and BTB domain-containing protein 2 isoform X1 gives MSTQDERQINTEYAVSLLEQLKLFYEQQLFTDIVLIVEGTEFPCHKMVLATCSSYFRAMFMSGLSESKQTHVHLRNVDAATLQIIITYAYTGNLAINDSTVEQLYETACFLQVEDVLQHCREYLIKKINAENCVRLLSFADLFSCEELKQSAKRMVEHKFTAVYHQEAFMQLSHDLLIDILSSDNLNVEKEETVREAAMLWLEYNTESRSQYLSSVLSQIRIDALSEVTQRAWFQGLPPNDKSVVVQGLYKSMPKFFKPRLGMTKEEMMIFIEASSENPCSLYSSVCYSPQAEKVYKLCSPPADLHKVGTVVTPDNDIYIAGGQIPLKNTKTNHSKTSKLQTAFRTVNCFYWFDAQQNTWFAKTPMLFVRIKPSLVCCEGYIYAIGGDSVGGELNRRTVERYDTEKDEWTMVSPLPCAWQWSAAVVVHDCIYVMTLNLMYCYFPRSDSWVEMAMRQTSRSFASAAAFGDKIFYIGGLHIATNSGIRLPSGTVDGSSVTVEIYDVNKNEWKMAANIPAKRYSDPCVRAVVISNSLCVFMRETHLNERAKYVTYQYDLELDRWSLRQHISERVLWDLGRDFRCTVGKLYPSCLEESPWKPPAYLFSPDGTEEFELDGEMVALPPV, from the exons ATGTCCACTCAAGACGAGAGGCAGATCAATACTGAATATGCTGTGTCCTTGTTGGAGCAGTTAAAACTGTTTTATGAACAGCAGTTGTTTACTGACATAGTGTTAATTGTTGAGGGCACTGAATTCCCTTGTCATAAGATGGTTCTTGCAACATGTAGCTCTTATTTTAG GGCCATGTTCATGAGTGGACTCAGTGAAAGCAAACAGACACACGTGCATCTGAGGAATGTGGATGCAGCCACCTTACAGATAATAATAACGTATGCGTACACGGGTAACCTGGCAATAAATGACAGCACTGTAGAGCAGCTCTATGAAACAGCGTGTTTCCTGCAG gtaGAAGATGTGTTACAACATTGTCgagaatatttaattaaaaaaataaatgcagagaatTGTGTGCGATTGTTGAGTTTTGCTGATCTGTTCAGTTGTGAGGAATTAAAACAAAGTGCTAAAAGAATGGTGGAGCACAAGTTCACTGCTGTGTATCACCAGGAAGCTTTCATGCAGCTGTCACATGACCTACTGATAGACATTCTCAGTAGTGACAATTTAAATGTAGAAAAGGAGGAGACGGTTCGTGAAGCTGCTATGCTGTGGCTAGAGTACAACACAGAATCACGATCCCAGTATTTGTCTTCAGTTCTTAGCCAAATCAGAATTGATGCACTTTCAGAAGTAACACAGAGAGCTTGGTTTCAAGGTCTGCCACCCAATGATAAGTCTGTAGTGGTTCAAGGTCTGTATAAGTCCATGCCCAAGTTTTTCAAACCAAGACTTGGAATGACTAAAGAGGAGATGATGATTTTCATTGAAGCATCTTCAGAAAATCCTTGTAGTCTTTACTCTTCTGTCTGTTACAGTCCCCAAGCCGAAAAAGTTTACAAGCTATGCAGCCCACCAGCTGATTTGCATAAAGTTGGGACCGTTGTAACTCCTGATAATGACATTTATATAGCAGGTGGTCAAAttcctttgaaaaacacaaaaacaaaccacaGTAAAACAAGCAAACTTCAGActgccttcagaactgtgaatTGCTTTTATTGGTTTGATGCACAGCAAAATACCTGGTTTGCAAAGACCCCGATGCTTTTTGTGCGCATAAAGCCATCTCTGGTGTGCTGTGAAGGCTATATCTATGCAATCGGAGGAGACAGTGTGGGTGGAGAACTTAACCGCAGGACCGTGGAGAGGTATGACACGGAGAAGGACGAGTGGACCATGGTGAGCCCTCTGCCGTGCGCCTGGCAGTGGAGCGCAGCGGTTGTGGTTCACGACTGCATTTATGTGATGACACTGAACCTCATGTACTGTTACTTCCCAAGGTCTGATTCCTGGGTAGAAATGGCTATGAGGCAGACTAGCAGGTCCTTCGCTTCAGCTGCAGCTTTTGGTGATAAAATTTTCTATATCGGAGGGTTGCACATTGCTACCAATTCTGGCATAAGACTCCCCTCCGGCACTGTGGATGGGTCTTCAGTAACTGTGGAAATTTATGATGTGAATAAAAATGAGTGGAAAATGGCAGCCAACATCCCTGCCAAGAGGTACTCTGACCCCTGTGTTAGAGCTGTTGTGATCTCaaattctctgtgtgtgtttatgcgAGAAACCCACTTAAATGAGAGAGCTAAATATGTCACCTACCAATACGACCTGGAACTTGACCGGTGGTCTCTGCGGCAGCATATATCTGAACGTGTGCTGTGGGACTTAGGGAGAGATTTTCGATGCACTGTGGGGAAACTTTATCCGTCCTGCCTTGAAGAATCTCCATGGAAACCGCCAGCTTATCTCTTCTCACCGGATGGAACAGAGGAGTTTGAACTGGATGGAGAAATGGTCGCGCTGCCACCTGTATAG
- the KBTBD2 gene encoding kelch repeat and BTB domain-containing protein 2 isoform X2, with amino-acid sequence MFMSGLSESKQTHVHLRNVDAATLQIIITYAYTGNLAINDSTVEQLYETACFLQVEDVLQHCREYLIKKINAENCVRLLSFADLFSCEELKQSAKRMVEHKFTAVYHQEAFMQLSHDLLIDILSSDNLNVEKEETVREAAMLWLEYNTESRSQYLSSVLSQIRIDALSEVTQRAWFQGLPPNDKSVVVQGLYKSMPKFFKPRLGMTKEEMMIFIEASSENPCSLYSSVCYSPQAEKVYKLCSPPADLHKVGTVVTPDNDIYIAGGQIPLKNTKTNHSKTSKLQTAFRTVNCFYWFDAQQNTWFAKTPMLFVRIKPSLVCCEGYIYAIGGDSVGGELNRRTVERYDTEKDEWTMVSPLPCAWQWSAAVVVHDCIYVMTLNLMYCYFPRSDSWVEMAMRQTSRSFASAAAFGDKIFYIGGLHIATNSGIRLPSGTVDGSSVTVEIYDVNKNEWKMAANIPAKRYSDPCVRAVVISNSLCVFMRETHLNERAKYVTYQYDLELDRWSLRQHISERVLWDLGRDFRCTVGKLYPSCLEESPWKPPAYLFSPDGTEEFELDGEMVALPPV; translated from the exons ATGTTCATGAGTGGACTCAGTGAAAGCAAACAGACACACGTGCATCTGAGGAATGTGGATGCAGCCACCTTACAGATAATAATAACGTATGCGTACACGGGTAACCTGGCAATAAATGACAGCACTGTAGAGCAGCTCTATGAAACAGCGTGTTTCCTGCAG gtaGAAGATGTGTTACAACATTGTCgagaatatttaattaaaaaaataaatgcagagaatTGTGTGCGATTGTTGAGTTTTGCTGATCTGTTCAGTTGTGAGGAATTAAAACAAAGTGCTAAAAGAATGGTGGAGCACAAGTTCACTGCTGTGTATCACCAGGAAGCTTTCATGCAGCTGTCACATGACCTACTGATAGACATTCTCAGTAGTGACAATTTAAATGTAGAAAAGGAGGAGACGGTTCGTGAAGCTGCTATGCTGTGGCTAGAGTACAACACAGAATCACGATCCCAGTATTTGTCTTCAGTTCTTAGCCAAATCAGAATTGATGCACTTTCAGAAGTAACACAGAGAGCTTGGTTTCAAGGTCTGCCACCCAATGATAAGTCTGTAGTGGTTCAAGGTCTGTATAAGTCCATGCCCAAGTTTTTCAAACCAAGACTTGGAATGACTAAAGAGGAGATGATGATTTTCATTGAAGCATCTTCAGAAAATCCTTGTAGTCTTTACTCTTCTGTCTGTTACAGTCCCCAAGCCGAAAAAGTTTACAAGCTATGCAGCCCACCAGCTGATTTGCATAAAGTTGGGACCGTTGTAACTCCTGATAATGACATTTATATAGCAGGTGGTCAAAttcctttgaaaaacacaaaaacaaaccacaGTAAAACAAGCAAACTTCAGActgccttcagaactgtgaatTGCTTTTATTGGTTTGATGCACAGCAAAATACCTGGTTTGCAAAGACCCCGATGCTTTTTGTGCGCATAAAGCCATCTCTGGTGTGCTGTGAAGGCTATATCTATGCAATCGGAGGAGACAGTGTGGGTGGAGAACTTAACCGCAGGACCGTGGAGAGGTATGACACGGAGAAGGACGAGTGGACCATGGTGAGCCCTCTGCCGTGCGCCTGGCAGTGGAGCGCAGCGGTTGTGGTTCACGACTGCATTTATGTGATGACACTGAACCTCATGTACTGTTACTTCCCAAGGTCTGATTCCTGGGTAGAAATGGCTATGAGGCAGACTAGCAGGTCCTTCGCTTCAGCTGCAGCTTTTGGTGATAAAATTTTCTATATCGGAGGGTTGCACATTGCTACCAATTCTGGCATAAGACTCCCCTCCGGCACTGTGGATGGGTCTTCAGTAACTGTGGAAATTTATGATGTGAATAAAAATGAGTGGAAAATGGCAGCCAACATCCCTGCCAAGAGGTACTCTGACCCCTGTGTTAGAGCTGTTGTGATCTCaaattctctgtgtgtgtttatgcgAGAAACCCACTTAAATGAGAGAGCTAAATATGTCACCTACCAATACGACCTGGAACTTGACCGGTGGTCTCTGCGGCAGCATATATCTGAACGTGTGCTGTGGGACTTAGGGAGAGATTTTCGATGCACTGTGGGGAAACTTTATCCGTCCTGCCTTGAAGAATCTCCATGGAAACCGCCAGCTTATCTCTTCTCACCGGATGGAACAGAGGAGTTTGAACTGGATGGAGAAATGGTCGCGCTGCCACCTGTATAG